In a genomic window of Candidatus Parvarchaeota archaeon:
- the mvaD gene encoding diphosphomevalonate decarboxylase: MHVKVTAPTNIAIVKYWGKNPKWEKYMLPTKSSVSFTVEGLFTQTFLDVKKGGGTVSFDLNGKKISSQMPEYEYVGAMLDKLFELVPRTKSYDYSIVTTNNFPTAAGFASSASGFAAFAKALQGAMKELEPGVYEKYFSDDSKLSVFARLGSGSAVRSIPHEGGFVIWNRGLDPQNSPDPTRLGAAQLEKLIFSSTAQSLFGPSHWKELRIIYCKTAQGEKKVKSRAGMKATVETNPLYWHWVEYEEQEVLPALIEAVRLKDFGSFGRICMECSNSLHAMMQYTTPRICYLNDTSNEIIDSVLGMNLDAGKTVAAYTFDAGPNAIVFTLEKHEKQVAQKLGKIVGTENLVATRPGPGPQVLKASE; this comes from the coding sequence ATGCATGTGAAAGTCACAGCCCCTACAAACATTGCAATAGTCAAATACTGGGGCAAAAACCCCAAATGGGAAAAATACATGCTTCCCACAAAAAGTTCCGTCTCATTCACTGTGGAGGGGCTTTTCACCCAAACATTCCTTGACGTGAAAAAAGGAGGCGGCACAGTAAGCTTTGACCTAAATGGGAAAAAAATCTCAAGTCAGATGCCCGAATACGAATATGTCGGCGCGATGCTTGATAAGCTCTTTGAGCTTGTCCCAAGAACAAAGTCTTACGATTACTCAATTGTCACAACAAACAACTTTCCAACAGCTGCCGGCTTTGCCTCGTCTGCAAGCGGCTTTGCAGCCTTTGCAAAGGCGCTTCAGGGCGCGATGAAGGAGCTTGAGCCAGGCGTTTACGAAAAATACTTTTCAGACGATTCAAAACTATCCGTGTTTGCAAGGCTTGGAAGCGGAAGCGCGGTTAGAAGCATACCTCATGAAGGCGGCTTTGTCATTTGGAACCGGGGGCTTGATCCGCAAAACAGCCCAGACCCGACAAGACTTGGGGCGGCGCAGCTTGAAAAGCTGATTTTTTCAAGCACTGCGCAGTCGCTATTTGGCCCAAGCCACTGGAAGGAACTTCGCATAATCTACTGCAAAACCGCACAGGGGGAAAAAAAGGTCAAAAGCAGGGCGGGCATGAAAGCCACTGTCGAGACAAACCCCCTTTACTGGCACTGGGTAGAGTACGAGGAGCAGGAGGTTCTGCCTGCACTTATCGAGGCCGTGCGCCTGAAAGACTTTGGGTCTTTTGGCAGGATTTGCATGGAGTGCAGCAATTCATTGCACGCAATGATGCAGTACACAACCCCCCGGATATGTTACCTCAATGACACAAGCAACGAAATAATAGATTCCGTGCTTGGAATGAATTTGGATGCGGGCAAAACGGTTGCAGCATACACGTTTGACGCTGGCCCAAATGCAATAGTCTTTACTCTGGAAAAGCACGAAAAGCAGGTGGCCCAAAAGCTTGGAAAAATAGTCGGCACGGAAAACCTTGTTGCCACAAGGCCGGGGCCCGGCCCGCAGGTTCTGAAAGCAAGCGAATAA
- a CDS encoding DNA-binding protein, whose product MKISEVKAGTNATVSGEVTNMDEPREVVTKFGKKMRVASATLKDDSGEMVLSLWNDDIEKVQVGAKVTVENGWVAEYKGNLQISAGKFGKLNVQ is encoded by the coding sequence ATGAAAATAAGCGAAGTCAAGGCAGGCACAAATGCAACAGTGAGCGGCGAGGTCACAAACATGGACGAGCCGCGCGAGGTTGTCACAAAGTTTGGCAAGAAAATGAGGGTTGCAAGTGCAACGCTCAAGGACGATTCAGGTGAAATGGTTCTCTCACTTTGGAATGATGACATTGAGAAAGTGCAGGTTGGGGCAAAAGTGACTGTTGAAAACGGCTGGGTCGCAGAGTATAAAGGCAACCTTCAGATTTCAGCAGGCAAATTTGGCAAGCTAAATGTGCAGTAA
- a CDS encoding small nuclear ribonucleoprotein (Enables 3` processing of polyadenylated mRNAs and tRNA precursors), with the protein MTEKRPFDILNNSLNNTVVLGLKGGREIRGLMSSYDVHMNIVLEKAEELTDGQVKRGIGTVLVRGDSVVYIMPSS; encoded by the coding sequence ATGACAGAAAAAAGGCCGTTTGACATACTGAACAACTCCCTGAACAACACGGTTGTTTTGGGGCTAAAGGGCGGCAGGGAAATTCGGGGCCTGATGTCCTCATACGATGTGCACATGAATATCGTGCTTGAAAAGGCCGAGGAGCTAACAGATGGCCAGGTCAAGCGCGGAATTGGAACTGTGCTTGTGCGCGGGGACAGCGTCGTTTACATAATGCCCTCTTCATAA
- a CDS encoding SMC-Scp complex subunit ScpB, translating into MTEEENLIQAALFISARPMPVSELSRLLGIAAQGYVESTVKKLAESYNSSAGALEIAFIDGKYIMRVKAAYLNRVKQFAQGVEISQHALKTLAYINGKPGIKKADLVKHLGASVYQDVFELVEKGFVVQRKAGRTSSLHTTEKFREYFATAAQNKEGLTRPEVAPKA; encoded by the coding sequence ATGACAGAGGAGGAAAACCTCATCCAAGCGGCGCTTTTCATAAGCGCTAGACCCATGCCTGTTTCAGAGCTATCACGGCTGCTAGGCATTGCAGCCCAGGGATATGTTGAGAGCACTGTCAAAAAATTGGCCGAGTCTTACAACTCAAGTGCGGGTGCGCTTGAAATTGCGTTCATAGACGGCAAATACATAATGCGCGTCAAGGCGGCATACCTGAATCGGGTCAAGCAGTTCGCGCAAGGTGTTGAAATCTCCCAGCATGCCCTAAAGACCCTAGCATACATTAACGGCAAGCCCGGGATAAAAAAAGCTGACCTTGTAAAGCACCTGGGCGCGTCGGTTTACCAGGACGTCTTTGAGCTTGTTGAAAAAGGGTTTGTGGTGCAGCGAAAGGCTGGCCGCACATCGTCCCTGCACACGACAGAAAAGTTCAGGGAGTATTTTGCCACGGCTGCACAAAACAAGGAAGGCTTAACACGGCCAGAGGTGGCGCCTAAGGCTTAA
- a CDS encoding S-methyl-5-thioribose-1-phosphate isomerase, with protein sequence MAGKALAARFGTSGKEGSQLEKNGSQSLVLEETCAAIRSLKIQGARNIALAAIGAMDLVASTSTAGSSAAFYGQLVEAADALASTRPTEPMLRNSIRYLLAKVEKKLYMNVAKGAWVARPSAALEKQASRDKSRALLHMKWIDGAGKSKSRVGFGAKPQKARMRKGSRQSVSSLKNLVKAECKAFARNMEASIEAISQFGAAQVPNGATVLVHCHSSTVVGILKKAFQAGRLNAVYCTETRPKYQGRITARELAQAGIDTTLIVDSAVATFLPKCNMVLVGADAITSAGDLVNKIGTAGIARLASMEDVPFYSAAELYKFEPITVWGKSIEIEERDIGEVAGAQETGKGVKIRNPAFDITGAKYIHAYITEKGVVPPASLITLALEEFNLSGA encoded by the coding sequence ATGGCAGGCAAGGCTTTAGCTGCAAGATTTGGCACAAGCGGAAAAGAGGGAAGCCAACTGGAAAAAAACGGCAGCCAAAGCCTTGTGCTGGAGGAGACCTGCGCTGCCATAAGGTCGCTAAAAATCCAGGGTGCGCGCAACATTGCCCTTGCTGCAATTGGCGCAATGGATTTGGTTGCAAGCACAAGCACGGCTGGCAGCAGCGCCGCGTTTTACGGGCAGCTGGTCGAGGCTGCCGATGCGCTTGCCTCAACAAGGCCGACAGAGCCAATGCTGAGAAATTCAATCCGCTACTTGCTTGCAAAGGTTGAAAAAAAACTTTATATGAATGTGGCAAAAGGCGCTTGGGTGGCAAGGCCGAGTGCCGCACTGGAAAAACAGGCAAGCAGAGACAAATCAAGGGCGCTGCTCCACATGAAATGGATTGATGGGGCTGGCAAATCAAAAAGCCGCGTGGGATTTGGCGCAAAGCCGCAAAAAGCCAGGATGCGCAAGGGCAGCCGGCAAAGCGTTTCAAGCCTCAAAAATCTTGTGAAGGCCGAGTGCAAGGCATTTGCAAGAAACATGGAGGCAAGCATTGAGGCAATATCGCAGTTTGGGGCGGCTCAGGTGCCAAATGGGGCAACCGTGCTGGTCCACTGCCACTCAAGCACTGTTGTCGGCATACTCAAAAAGGCTTTCCAGGCAGGAAGGCTCAATGCAGTCTATTGCACTGAAACACGGCCAAAGTACCAAGGCAGGATTACTGCAAGGGAGCTTGCGCAGGCTGGAATAGATACCACGCTAATTGTTGACTCGGCTGTGGCCACATTTCTTCCAAAGTGCAACATGGTGCTTGTCGGCGCAGATGCAATAACTTCAGCAGGGGATTTGGTCAACAAGATTGGGACTGCGGGCATTGCAAGGCTTGCAAGCATGGAAGATGTGCCTTTTTACTCGGCAGCCGAGCTTTACAAGTTCGAGCCAATTACGGTTTGGGGCAAGAGCATTGAGATTGAGGAGAGAGATATAGGGGAAGTCGCAGGGGCGCAGGAGACTGGAAAAGGGGTCAAGATACGGAATCCTGCCTTTGACATAACAGGCGCAAAATACATACATGCGTATATAACCGAAAAAGGGGTTGTGCCTCCTGCAAGCCTGATAACCCTTGCGCTTGAGGAGTTCAACCTTTCAGGTGCATAG
- a CDS encoding cysteine hydrolase: MQIEMQVPATAQKKGIGVLVIDMHRIEVPRKGGRKFRNWIQEKLVPYERCSKNICKVVKKAKGKGIPIVTVGLEHDVFDSRILEAAGKKRADFTKPDRIKNNGVLLDAFEAEGVAKKFEKLGVGTLLVCGYDTAWCVLESAKGAIRNGMQVVVSPKTMFGFDYIRIANKNPLKRLVLLARMLARAVYSVFFYLRNTQVHLSISRIAKLLEENA; encoded by the coding sequence ATGCAAATAGAGATGCAGGTTCCTGCAACGGCCCAGAAGAAAGGAATTGGCGTGCTTGTCATTGACATGCACAGGATAGAGGTGCCAAGGAAAGGAGGCAGGAAGTTTAGAAACTGGATTCAGGAGAAACTTGTGCCATACGAAAGATGCTCAAAAAACATCTGCAAGGTTGTGAAAAAAGCCAAAGGAAAGGGAATCCCAATTGTGACTGTGGGCTTGGAGCACGACGTTTTTGACAGCCGCATACTTGAGGCGGCAGGAAAAAAAAGGGCGGACTTTACCAAGCCGGACAGGATAAAAAATAACGGTGTCCTGCTTGATGCCTTTGAAGCTGAAGGTGTGGCAAAAAAGTTCGAAAAGCTTGGAGTCGGCACTTTGCTTGTCTGTGGCTATGATACTGCATGGTGCGTGCTTGAAAGCGCCAAAGGCGCAATAAGAAACGGAATGCAGGTTGTTGTCAGCCCAAAAACAATGTTCGGGTTTGATTACATAAGGATTGCAAATAAGAATCCGCTTAAGAGGCTTGTTTTGCTTGCCCGCATGCTTGCAAGGGCGGTTTATTCGGTTTTCTTCTACTTGAGAAACACACAGGTGCACCTCTCCATAAGCAGGATTGCAAAGCTGCTTGAGGAAAATGCCTGA
- a CDS encoding AMP phosphorylase has protein sequence MNGNGKKDDVWSMKDYRCRARLIGIVAGGNIIVLNEQEAMAHDIYPSHRVILRCRGKEIIAKVDLSSDIVGFGEIGLFTEIAKELKASESEIIDVKHMARPASLQYVKDKIEGKELNAEQIEVVIDDLMENKLSEPELAAFIAAMHIRGLTHNEIIALTNSIVKSGDVLNLGKSPIMDKHCVGGVAGNRTTMLLVPIVAAAGLYIPKTSSRSITSAAGTADTMEVLAPVTFELEEMRKIVLKTNGCIAWGGAMNLAAADDKLIKIRHPLSLDPRGVLLASILAKKKSVGAQYAVIDIPIGRGAKIMDTAAAQALGNDFISLGKKLGIVIEVLITDGSDPIGNGVGPGLECRDVFEVLEGGGPMDLRDKSCLLAGTMLEMCGKVEKGRGYTAASEIIKSGKALVKFREIIAMQGGNSKVKSSDLPIGQCVHKVIAQKTGRISHVDNKMISNVARAAGAPLDRGAGVYLHCEMGDKVVAGDTLFEIYAESESKLDFALKALEVWEPVELQKVVLGNLK, from the coding sequence TTGAATGGAAATGGTAAAAAGGACGATGTCTGGAGCATGAAAGATTACAGGTGCAGGGCAAGGCTCATTGGCATAGTCGCAGGCGGCAACATAATTGTCCTAAACGAGCAGGAGGCAATGGCGCACGACATCTACCCCTCCCACAGGGTGATATTGCGGTGCAGGGGAAAGGAGATTATTGCAAAGGTTGACCTGTCTTCTGACATAGTGGGCTTTGGCGAAATAGGCCTTTTTACCGAAATTGCAAAGGAGCTGAAAGCCTCTGAAAGCGAGATTATTGACGTCAAGCACATGGCAAGGCCTGCCTCGCTTCAATATGTAAAGGATAAAATTGAGGGAAAGGAGCTTAATGCAGAACAGATTGAGGTTGTGATTGATGACCTGATGGAAAACAAATTGTCAGAGCCTGAGCTTGCGGCTTTCATTGCCGCAATGCACATCAGGGGCCTGACGCATAACGAGATAATCGCACTTACAAACAGCATAGTGAAGTCAGGCGATGTGCTTAACCTTGGGAAAAGCCCCATAATGGACAAGCATTGCGTAGGGGGCGTTGCAGGAAACCGAACAACAATGCTTCTTGTGCCGATAGTTGCTGCAGCAGGCTTGTACATACCAAAAACCTCAAGCAGGTCAATCACTTCCGCAGCCGGAACTGCGGATACCATGGAAGTTTTAGCACCAGTGACTTTTGAGCTTGAGGAAATGAGGAAAATTGTGCTGAAGACAAACGGCTGCATTGCCTGGGGAGGGGCAATGAACCTGGCTGCTGCAGATGACAAGCTCATAAAGATTCGCCACCCCCTCTCCCTTGACCCTCGCGGCGTGCTTTTGGCCTCAATCCTTGCAAAGAAAAAGTCCGTGGGAGCGCAGTACGCAGTGATTGACATACCGATAGGCAGAGGCGCAAAAATCATGGACACTGCAGCTGCGCAGGCCCTTGGAAACGACTTTATTTCCCTTGGCAAAAAGCTTGGGATAGTAATAGAAGTCCTGATTACTGACGGTTCAGACCCGATTGGAAACGGAGTCGGGCCAGGCCTTGAGTGCCGCGACGTGTTTGAGGTATTGGAGGGCGGCGGCCCGATGGACCTGCGCGACAAGTCCTGCCTTCTTGCAGGCACAATGCTTGAAATGTGCGGCAAGGTTGAGAAAGGGAGGGGATATACTGCGGCATCGGAAATAATCAAGTCTGGCAAGGCGCTTGTCAAGTTCAGGGAGATTATTGCAATGCAAGGCGGCAATTCAAAGGTGAAGTCCTCTGATTTGCCTATAGGCCAATGCGTGCACAAGGTAATAGCGCAGAAGACAGGAAGGATATCGCACGTTGACAACAAGATGATTTCAAATGTCGCCAGGGCCGCAGGAGCGCCCCTTGACAGGGGGGCTGGGGTATATTTGCACTGTGAAATGGGGGACAAGGTTGTGGCAGGTGACACGCTTTTTGAAATATACGCAGAATCTGAAAGCAAGCTAGATTTTGCCCTCAAGGCACTTGAAGTCTGGGAGCCTGTCGAGCTTCAAAAAGTCGTGCTTGGCAACCTGAAATAG